AGGACACCCACAGCTTGACTGCCGGGAGGAGGTCAAGCTGGAGAGGGGAGAATCAGAGCATCAGTGTCCatcagggaagaggaggaagtgagCGGTCGGGGGAGGGGGAGCCGAGCAGACCCTCAGGTTTGGCCCTTAGGGTGGCATTGGTGACTCTGGGGAGAGTGGTCTGGGTGGCCTGTTCACACGGCCGCCAGACTGGGGGCCTGAGGAGCAGATAGGAAGCGAGGGCCCAGGGTGTGGAGGCGAGCGAGCGGGCAGTAGCCTGCAGGCGTGCCCTGGGGTGCGGTGGGACCGGAGTCTGGGGCAGGGCCGAGTTGGGAGGACAGGCAGACGCCCTTGTGTAGGGCTGTGtccaccctggtgggtgaggcagaCCTCACCGACGAGGCCCGTCTGGCTCAGCTCCTTTCTTGTCCCCCACAGAGCTGCCCTCAGTCATGCTGTTGAATGGGGACTGCCCGGAGAGCCTGAAAAAGGAGGAGGGGGCTGCCGACCCGCCCCGGGAAAATGGGCTGGATGAGGCCGAACCGGGAGAGGAGACCACTGGACAGGAAGTCATTGTCATTCAGGACACGGGCTTTTCTGTGAAGATCCTGGCTCCTGGGATCGAGCCCTTCTCCCTCCAGGTGAGATGATAGAGGGGTACTGGGGGCCAGGGCCTGAGCCTGTTGGGGAGGATGAGGGTGCAAAGCCAAGCTTTGCCTTTGCCTGGTCTGGCCCCATGTTGAGGCAGGAAACCGAGGGTCCTGTGCcttccaaggtcactcagctaacGTGGTGGACATGGGAGTCCAGGTTCAGGCCATTGCCTCATTGCAAGGGGACAGATCCCAGCTGGGACTGCCAGCCCTGTTTGGGGATCGGTATGGTAGTGGCTGGGTAGTGTTGGGGTCCCAGGGCTCCCCACCCTCAGGTAGGTCAATTCTCTGGCTGGAGTTTTACCATCTGTCCGAGAGGAGAGTGGTAGTGGGTGGTCTTCAAGAGCAGAGCCAACCCAGAGGTCTTGTAAACTGTTACTCATTGGGGAACCAGGTGAGGCCCTCTTGTGTCTTCTGGAGCCACAGGCTTCAGCCCCAGAGCACACCTTCCTGAAGGGGGAAGCCATTTGCCCTGGGGACCTTGGCACTTGGCAAGGGAGGAGGCAAGAtggctcttttcttttccttgtttttacaCCTCCTGCTGCTCTACTCAGGGCCTGCTCTTGGTCTGCAGGAATAGTTTAAGCTTGCGGGTAACAGGGCAAGGCTCTGTCCTGCACATGTGCATATaccctgcacacacatacacacacacaggtgcaaGTGGGCATGGTATGTATGGGCAGGGcctggaatttaaaataaaagccaaaaaggGGGAGACAGTATTTGGAGCATTGACTTTAGGGACCCAGGTCCTTTGGGCTGGGGAAGTGGTATGTTTTCACCAGGTTGGTCGGGGCCTTCTCCCTGGCAGGTGTCCCCCCAGGAGATGGTACAGGAGATCCACCAAGTGCTCATGGACCGTGAAGACACATGTCACCGCACCTGCTTCTCACTGCACCTGGACGGCAACATGCTGGACCACTTCTCAGAGCTGCGCAGTGtggaggggctgcaggagggCTCGGTGCTACGCGTGGTGGAAGGTTTGTCCGGAAGTTGTGTGGCCCGCCGAGGTGGGGCATGAGGAGGTGGGGCCAGGCGGCActcacccccagcccacccctcccgCTGGTATCGTGGTGTCACTGTGTCACAGATGAGCATGTGGAGGCAGGAGAAGACAGGACAGGAGCACAGGTCTGCTTTGCAGGCCGTCACAAGCACACCCTCCAACTTCATGGGTTGAATATCAGAGTCgtgattttaaacaaaacaaacaataccAGGCAGGTGCTTGAAATCAGCCTATTCAAATTTTATAGAGATAAAAGTTCAGTCTCTTAAGGAAACTAAGGTTTCATGGCTCTTGAGCAGGGAAGTCAGGCCCAGTGTGGAACAGTCAGCTGGCATGGTGAGCCTGgtttgtttgtaaaaaaaaaaaaaatcacgtgaACTTAGGTTACCTGGGGAAAGGTGGCACCGCGCTTCTAGGCATGTCAGCCAAGGAGCAAATGTGGGAAAAATGTAACCCAGCTGTGCCCAGACTCACCTAATGACGAAACCTCTGTCCTTCCCCAGAAGAGCCCTCATTGAAATTTCATGAAACATGAGTTGGGGAGCAGTGTTGCAGTTTGAGGTCCTGTAAGTCCTCAGGCCACCCCTGGCCAGGGCTGCCCTGGGAGAACTGGACTGAGCCCATGGGGACCTAGCAGCTGTGCCGGGCTGCCCACCCGAGACATTCGTGGGCAGAGAGCAGGGGGCTTCTGTGTGCACTTCCAGAGGCATTTCTTGTGCCCTTTGGTATAAGGTTCTTTGCAAACAAGgatccctgcccaccagcaggcaggTGTATGTGTTGAAAGGAGAATTCCAGCTTATGTGTTCATAAGGGAATTGGTAAGTGAAAGCCTAAAATTGAAAGTCAAGACCACCCCTGGTAGTGCCATGGCCGACTTTTCTCTGCTGGGTGGGTTGTTGCCCTGGTAACGCCCTGCCCATCCCCCTCCCGACAGAGCCATACACGGTGCGAGAGGCCCGCATCCACGTGCGCCACGTTCGAGACCTGCTCAAGAGTCTGGACCCATCCGATGCCTTCAACGGGGTTGACTGCAACTCCTTGTCCTTCCTGAGTGTCTTTACTGATGGCGACCTGGGAGGTGCGGGAGGCATTGGGGCTGGCGGTTGCGCAGAGGGGCCGGGAGCAAGTTGGCCAGGGGCTGGTGAAGGGGCCAAGGGCCCGGCCTTCCCACCTGGAGGGAAGCGGGGCGGGAGGCCCACAGACCAGGGCCACCTGATCTGGGGAGGGAGTTGGCCCCTGGATGGTCCTGGGCTGACCACCAGCCTCGGGTCCCTCAGACAGTGGGAAGCGGAAGAAGGGCTTGGAGATGGACCCCATCGACTGTACACCTCCTGAGTACATCCTTCCAGGGAGCCGGGAGCGGCCGTTGTGTCCTCTGCAGCCCCAGAACCGTGATTGGAAGGTGGGAGCAGGTCTCTTTTGGGGCAGGGGATCGCCACACCAGGAAGCCTGGCCCACTCACGCTTGGCCATTCCTGCAGCCCCTGCAGTGCCTGAAAGTGCTGACCATGAGCGGCTGGAACCCACCCCCAGGGAATCGCAAGATGCACGGGGACCTCATGTACCTGTTTGTGATCACAGCCGAGGACCGACAAGTCAGCATCACGGCATCCACTCGGGGATTTTACCTGAACCAGTAAGTCCCTGTGCGAACCCGTTCGGAGTCCGTGGGCAGCCGCTTGGGGTGCCCTGCACAGTGGCCACCGTCTCCCTGCAGGTCCACAGCGTACCACTTCAACCCCAAGCCTGCCAGCCCCCGCTTCCTCAGCCATTCCCTGGTGGAGCTGCTCAACCAGATCAGCCCAACCTTCAAAAAAAACTTTGCCGCCCTGCAGAAGAAAAGGTAGCACCTTGGCCCATCTGTCCCTCATCTCACGTCCCATGGGGTGGGTGAACCATACAGCCTGAACTCTAGCCCTCCTGCCCTAAGCTGTGCCCCCAGCACCCCAGAGCTCCCTTCTAGGCAGCAGTCAGCCTAGCAGCCCTAGGACAGGCAGCCGTTTCCTTCCGTCGGACCCTCCAGGGACAGGGCCTTGGTGGGGAGACGGCAGAGTCAGTGGGACCTTGGAgaaggggcccagggcagggctctgGGCTCAGCGGGCTGCCCCATCTCCCCTCTGCCCACCACAGGGTCCAGCGCCACCCGTTCGAGAGGATCGCCACCCCATTCCAGGTATACAGCTGGACAGCGCCCCAGGCGGAGCACGCCATGGACTGCGTGCGCGCGGAGGACGCCTATACCTCCCGGCTGGGCTACGAGGAGCATATTCCAGGACAGGTGCCTGCAGCCTGGTGGCCCACCCTTagctcttccctcccttcccctggtgGGCGCCAGGCTGGGTTCTGGGTGCTTGGGGGGCTGTCTGCGGGGAGGCGGGGGACGGGACTGCCCCGAGCAGGTGCTGGGGGCTCAGGTTGAGCCGGTGTCCCCCTCCCTGTCCTGCTGTAGACCCGAGACTGGAATGAAGAGCTGCAGACGACGCGGGAGCTGCCTCGGAAGAACCTACCTGAGCGGCTGCTGCGAGAAAGAGCCATATTCAAGGTGCCTGTGGCCCCTTAAGCTTGACCAGCGGCCGCAGGCCTGCCTGCCACCTACCTGCTCGTTTTCTGTGAACAAGAGGGAAGCCGGGCTGGGCCATCAGGGACCTTCCAGGGTGTTCTGCCAGCCTTCCGCCTCCTGGTAGACGACCCAACTCCTTTTTCTGGCCTCTCTTAGATTTAGCGTCTGTGGGCTGGAACCGGTGGGGACACGCCTCCAGGATGGGCTGAGTGGCAAGGTCCATGACAGCTTCCCTCCCAGCACACCCATGTGGAGCCCTCAGCTGGACACACGTGCCCTACTGAGATATCCTTAGTGTTTTTCCTGAGACAGATGAGGAAAAAGCAGTGCTTTTGAAAAAAGTTTATTTGAAATCTCCCATAATCTTACTAGAGATGATAATGGTAAAAATAAGATCTAAAGTCCGGGATGCTCACTTTGCCAGGGGCTATGCCAGGTGCTGTGTAGGCATTACCTCCTGTAATCTTCCAGACATCTTGTAAAGGCTGATACTTTTATGTCACAgttttattgatgagaaaacaGGTCTGAGAGGTGATCCAGCCAAGATCACCTGGCACGTATTGGTGATTCCCAGACCCACCCCAATCCTCACTCTCCCTTTTAATCACTAAGCTCTGCTCTCTCTCGCAGTATAAGtgttatattttttcaaaactggggtttctttttttaaaaaataaatttattttattttatttattttatttatggctgcgttgggtcttcgttgctgcgcacgggcttttctctggttgtggtgagcgggggctactcttcgttgcggtgcacaggcttctcattgcggtggcttctcttgttgtggagcacgggctctaggcatgtgggcttcagtagttgtggcgcacgggctcagtagttgtggctcgcgggctctagagtgcaggctcagcagttgtggctcgcgggcttagttgctccacagcatgtgggatcttcccggaccagggcttgaacccatgtcccctgcattgacaggcggattcttaaccattgtgccaccagggaagcccaaaactgggGTTTCTTGCCCTTTTCCAAATGTGAGGAAACTTTGTCCTGCTTACCTCCACCAGCCCTGGGCGAGCTTGGCCAGGCGGGATGAACCCCGCAGCTCTCTTACCCTCCAACCTCGGGCCCCCAGGTACACAGCGACTTCACGGCGGCAGCCACGCGGGGCGCCATGGCAGTCATCGATGGCAACGTGATGGCCATCAACCCCAGCGAGGAGACCAAGATGCAGATGTTCATCTGGAACAACATCTTCTTCAGCTTGGGCTTTGATGTCCGCGACCACTACAAGGACTTCGGGGGGGACGTGGCGGCCTACGTGGCGCCCACCAATGACCTGAACGGCGTGCGCACATACAACGCCGTGGACGTGGAGGGGCTGTACACGCTGGGCACGGTGGTGGTGGATTACCGCGGCTACCGTGTCACGGCCCAGTCCATCATCCCCGGCATCCTGGAGCGGGACCAGGAGCAGAGCGTCATCTACGGCTCCATTGACTTCGGCAAGACGGTGGTGTCGCACCCACGTTACCTGGAGCTGCTGGAACGCACGAGCCGGCCCCTCAAGACCCTGAGGCACCGGGTGCTCAACGACCGGGATGAAGAGGTGGAGCTCTGCTCCTCCGTGGAGTGCAAGGGCATCATCGGCAACGACGGTCGCCACTACATCCTTGACCTGCTGCGCACCTTCCCCCCCGACCTCAACTTCCTGCCCGTGCCCGGCGAGGTGCTGCCCGAGGAGTGCGCCCGCGCCGGTTTCCCCCGCGCCCACCGCCACAAGCTCTGCTGCCTGCGCCAGGAGCTGGTGGACGCCTTCGTGGAGCACAGGTGGGGAGCCAGGGCAAGCGGCTGCATCCTCTGGTGGGTGGTCCTGGGGCCTGATCCTTGACGGGGGAGGCTTTGGAAAGTGAAGAGGAGCTAGCTCTGGCCCTGGtcatcccagccccagccccagccccagccccacccaccgtGGCGTCAGGCTCCCCACCACGGACATCCAAGAGCTTTATGTGGATCAGAAACTAGCAAGTGGCTAGACCAGTGGCTTTCAACTGACTGAAGTGGGGCTGTTCCCTCAAGGAGCACGTGGAAATCTGCTTAGGTGTTTTTGAACCTCCCAGTGCCAGCCAGGGCCCTGGAGGAGGGGCGGGGTTGGGGTCCCTGCTGCTGGCGTTTCGTGCTTAGGGGTCAGCCCGTCAAATGCCCCAGAATAATCTCCCTGTCAGAATGCCAGGGGGGTTCCTGGCGCTCTCGAGAGCCCTGGCCTGCGTGTGAGCCCCCCACGCACCAGCTGTCCTCttcctgtctgggaagatccccatTTTTGCTGTGACCTGCTGCCGCCACCTGGTAGTATTGCTGGACTGGCACACGCACACGTGTGTGGATGCTTGCACACTGGGCGGGATGTGTCCCCAGCCCGGCAGGGTGTCCAGCCCCAACATCCCTCGACCCCGGCAGGGCAGGAGCTGGGGCCTGGCTCAGGTCCCCCGAAGCCAGCAGGAAGCTGCCAGAGCAGTCACGCTTCTACATACCCCTCCTCCATTCCCTGCCCCATCCACTGTGCTCTAGGTACCTCCTCTTCATGAAGCTGGCAGCCCTACAGCTGATGCAGCAGAAGGCCAGCAAGATGGAGACTCCCCCGTCACTGGAAAACGGTGACTCCGCATCCTCGGAGTCCAAGCCTGAAGACCCCCCAGCACCCGAGGTGGGAAGCGAGGAGGAGGGCAGCAGTGCTAGTGGCCTGGCCAAGGTGAAGGAGCTGGCAGAGACCATCGCCTTGGACGACGGGACAGGTGGGGCTGCCGGGGCTGCCGGGGGAGCCCAGGCCAGGGGAGGCTCGGCTGCTGCCCCACCGGAGCGGGAGTGGGGCTACCTCCTAATGGGCAGTGTCTCCACAGCAGACCCTCGCAGTCGGGAGGTGATCCGCAACGCGTGCAAGGCTGTGGGCTCCATCAGCAGCACGGCCTTTGACGTCCGCTTCAACCCCGACATCTTCTCGCCAGGTGAATGGTCCTCTAGGGCCCCAGTGCTAGTGGGCCTGTGCGCCCACCTGAGGGCTGCCGTCTGTCTGGCCACCCGCCTCTCTTCTGCCTGGCTCACGCCtctgctctccctcccccagggGTTCGCTTCCCGGAGTCTTGTCAGGAGGAAGTTCGGGACCAGAAACAGCTGCTAAAAGATGCTGCTGCCTTCCTGCTCTCCTGCCAGATCCCCGGCTtggtgagggcaggggtgggacgAGGGACTGCCCAGAGGGTGCTGTTACAGGCCCTGGGGCCTCATCCATCTCCGACTCTGGAAGCTTGTGGAACCTTTGCGGGAGTGACTTAGACCTGCTGACCTGCAAAGCAGGCAGGGTGGAGTTCTCTTCCCCAGAATGGGGCCGCTGACACACAGGGGCCAAGGGAGGCATCAGGTTCTGCTCTGCGTGCCCTCCCTTGTAGGCTGGCAGCTGGGGTCTGGCCCTCTGAGCCCCTGTGTGATGGGATGGCTGATAGAGGGGCTGGGGGCATCTTCACCCACACAAGCTTTGTACATAGGCCCTGTGCATGTACACGGTGCTTGCTCCCCCTCTAAGGCAGCCCTGAGCTTAGGTGCCGTGCTGTCCcccgatcttttttttttttttaacatctttattggagtataattgccttacaatggtgtcttagtttttgctttataacaaagtgaatcagctatatgtatacagatatccccatatctcctccctcccaccctccctatcccacccctctaggtggtcacagagctccgagctgatctccctgtgctctgcagctgcttcccactagctatctattttacgtttggtagtacatatatgtccataccactctctcacttcgtcccagcttacccttccccctccccgtgtcctcaagtccattctctacatctgcgtctttattcctgtcctgcccctaggttcttcagaaccttttttttttttcaattccatatatatgtgttagcatacggtatttgtttttctctttctgactgacttcattctgtatgacagactctaggtccatccacctcactacaaataactcaatttcatttctttttatggctgagtaatattccattgtatatatgtgccacatcttctttattcattcatctgtcgatggacacttaggttgcttccatgtcctggcgattgtaaatagagcttcagtgaacattgtggtacatgactttttttgaattacagttttctcagggtatgtgcccagtggtgggattgctgggtccccCGATCTTTGAGCTGAGCCTGCCGTGCTGGCTGCCCCAGGCCCCTGCGAGGCGCAGCACAGCCGCGGGGTGAAGCTGTGGCCCTGCTTCTTCCTCTGCAATCACAGGAGAGCCTGTGCGGCTTCCTCATCCCTGCTTCCCCGCCGTGTGGGCCCAGCAGTCacaggggtgatggtggcctgtgCAGAAGGCTGGGGACAAGATCTCACATCCTTGCTGCTGCTttgtctccttccctcttcccgaTTGGGAGCTGGGGTCTGTCTCAGTCCCCTGCTTCCCTCAGGGCCTCAGGATAGCGTGAGCTCCCTTGAGAAGACCCAGGGCGGGAGGAGGcagaggccctgggctggggtccCTGACGCGCTGCAGCCCGCAGGTGAAGGACTTCGCAGACCACGCGGTGCTGCCCATGGACGGGGCCACGCTGGCCGAGGTGATGCGTCAGCGCGGCATCAACATGCGCTACCTGGGCAAGGTGCTGGACCTGGTACTCCGGAGCCCAGCCCGGGACCAGCTGGACCACATCTACGTGAGTGGTGCCCAGGGCGGCTGTGAGATGGCCGGGCTGGGATGGAGGTCTGGGGCCTGACCAAGACTCCCCTCTCTGCACCCTTGCAGAAGATCGGCATCGGAGAGCTCATCACCCGCTCTGCCAAGCACATCTTCAAGACGTACTTACAGGTCCTGCGCTCTCTCCCCGGCCCGGGTCATGGGGATGTCGGGGGGAGCCCGGGTGGTGACACTGGTCCAACCTCCCTTGCAGGGGGTCGAGCTCTCGGGGCTCTCGGCTGCCATCAGCCACTTCCTGAACTGCTTCCTGAGCTCCTACCCCAACCCCGTGGCCCACCTGCCCGCCGACGAGCTCGTCTCCAAGAAGAGGAACAGGAGGAGGAGAAACCGGCCGCCAGGGGCAGCGGATAACACAGCCTGGGCTGTCATGACCCCCCAGGAGCTTTGGAAGAACATCTGCCAGGAGGCCAAGAACTACTTTGACTTCAGCCTCGAGTGGTACGTGACGGGTGCAGGGGCGCTGGGCTCCCGGGCAGTGTCCGGGTCCTCCGTGGTCGCTGGCAGTGGATCggggaggaggaagcagggagCTGTGGAGGGCCGCTTGcttggggaagtggggaggggagctgggcGGGGGCTCGGGTGGAGGGGCAGCTGTGGAGCAGGGGGCATAGGGGTGCTGGGCCGCCTGGGCCCACCCGCCTCTCCTCCCCAGTGAGACCGTGGACCAGGCCGTGGAGACCTACGGGCTGCAGAAGATCACGCTGCTGCGGGAGATCTCCCTGAAAACCGGCATCCAGGTGGGCTGGCTCAGAGCGTCCTGCAGGGCTCCCGGGGCCACGGGGGGAactgggcggggcggggccggccgTTTGAGCCCGGGCTGAGGCTGCCCGCGGGTGCCGGGCTGGCTCCCCAGATCCTGCTGAAGGAGTACAGCTTCGACAGCCGCCACAAGCCCGCGTTCACGGAGGAGGACGTGCTCAACATCTTCCCTGTGGTCAAACACGTCAACCCGAAGGCTTCAGACGCCTTTCACTTCTTCCAGAGCGGGCAGGCCAAAGTACAGCAGGGTGCGTGCCAGGTGCagccgcggggcggggcgggggtggggggcgcccaCTTCCCCCCGCCGGCCCTGACCTTCCGCCCCCGGGGTGCCCTGcaggcttcctgaaggagggcTGCGAGCTCATCAACGAGGCCCTGAACCTGTTCAACAATGTGTACGGAGCCATGCACGTGGAGATCTGCGCCTGCCTGCGCCTCCTCGCCCGCCTCCACTACATCATGGGCGACTACGCCGAGGTGGGCCACGCGCACCCTTTGGGCCTTCAGCAGGGGCCCGGGGCCTGGTCTGGCACCAGCGGGGCGGAGGGGGGTATGGGGGAGCTGGGGCTGCGTTCTCATCCCCGCGGCAGCAGGAAGCAGGAGTCCCGGCAGGTGGGACTGGAGCCCCTGTCACCCCAGAGGCCCGGGATGCTGCTGACCTCCAGGCCCCCCCAGGAGGAGCAGGTGGAGACCCGGGGAGGTGCTTGTTCTGCCTGTATGGCGGCccgcctcccctgccccccccccagctCCCCCCACTTAAGAGCTGTATCCTGGGGAGAGCTGCCGTGCCCGCGGACAAAGTGGGAGTGATGTCAGGGCCTCCCTTCACAGGGTTGAGGGAAGGGTAAATTCTGACTCACTACCTAGAGCCCTGTAAGCACCAGGGAAGCTGCCTGGGGTCTGTGCTGTTGCCTGTACCACCCTGGGACCTGGTGGCGTTCACCTGCCTTGTTGGCCCCGGGGCTTGAGAGGCTGTTGTTTCCTAGGCCAGGTGCCCCCCTCCAGCCATAGGACTCTTGTTTTCTTTCGCCTGTGTCTGCCTTTTCTTATTACGAATACTTTATTTTTAGCACAATTTTAGATTTGTATGCATGTATTGGCATAGATTAAGACAagtgttttaaaatgtgaagCAGCCTCAACGCGGGCTGTTGACTTCCATGGTCACAGCAGCTGGATTTTGGCCACTCTTCTGCTGCCTTTgtgcaaagtaaaaatagaaattgcAGCCAAAGGTGAAGAGGCCAAGCTGCTGTGGCAGCTCGTGGGCCAGGCAGAATGGGTGTGGGGCGGTACCACCCAGGGGTGacagccccccacctccccaggcccTCAGCAACCAACAGAAGGCTGTGCTGATGAGCGAGCGAGTGATGGGCATCGAGCACCCCAACACCATCCAGGAATATGTGAGCAGCCACCGGGGGCACGGCCTGCAAGGTGGGTGGGACCCGTGGCTGCCCCGGCCTGACGCCGCTGCCCCCGCAGATGCACCTGGCCCTGTACTGCTTCGCCAGCAGCCAGCTGTCCACGGCCCTGAGCCTGCTG
Above is a genomic segment from Mesoplodon densirostris isolate mMesDen1 chromosome 18, mMesDen1 primary haplotype, whole genome shotgun sequence containing:
- the CLUH gene encoding clustered mitochondria protein homolog isoform X4, which gives rise to MVIKTDELPAAAPADSAREPSSQGGGKGRPGAAELPSVMLLNGDCPESLKKEEGAADPPRENGLDEAEPGEETTGQEVIVIQDTGFSVKILAPGIEPFSLQVSPQEMVQEIHQVLMDREDTCHRTCFSLHLDGNMLDHFSELRSVEGLQEGSVLRVVEEPYTVREARIHVRHVRDLLKSLDPSDAFNGVDCNSLSFLSVFTDGDLGDSGKRKKGLEMDPIDCTPPEYILPGSRERPLCPLQPQNRDWKPLQCLKVLTMSGWNPPPGNRKMHGDLMYLFVITAEDRQVSITASTRGFYLNQSTAYHFNPKPASPRFLSHSLVELLNQISPTFKKNFAALQKKRVQRHPFERIATPFQVYSWTAPQAEHAMDCVRAEDAYTSRLGYEEHIPGQTRDWNEELQTTRELPRKNLPERLLRERAIFKVHSDFTAAATRGAMAVIDGNVMAINPSEETKMQMFIWNNIFFSLGFDVRDHYKDFGGDVAAYVAPTNDLNGVRTYNAVDVEGLYTLGTVVVDYRGYRVTAQSIIPGILERDQEQSVIYGSIDFGKTVVSHPRYLELLERTSRPLKTLRHRVLNDRDEEVELCSSVECKGIIGNDGRHYILDLLRTFPPDLNFLPVPGEVLPEECARAGFPRAHRHKLCCLRQELVDAFVEHRYLLFMKLAALQLMQQKASKMETPPSLENGDSASSESKPEDPPAPEVGSEEEGSSASGLAKVKELAETIALDDGTADPRSREVIRNACKAVGSISSTAFDVRFNPDIFSPGVRFPESCQEEVRDQKQLLKDAAAFLLSCQIPGLVKDFADHAVLPMDGATLAEVMRQRGINMRYLGKVLDLVLRSPARDQLDHIYKIGIGELITRSAKHIFKTYLQGVELSGLSAAISHFLNCFLSSYPNPVAHLPADELVSKKRNRRRRNRPPGAADNTAWAVMTPQELWKNICQEAKNYFDFSLECETVDQAVETYGLQKITLLREISLKTGIQILLKEYSFDSRHKPAFTEEDVLNIFPVVKHVNPKASDAFHFFQSGQAKVQQGFLKEGCELINEALNLFNNVYGAMHVEICACLRLLARLHYIMGDYAEALSNQQKAVLMSERVMGIEHPNTIQEYMHLALYCFASSQLSTALSLLYRARYLTLLVFGEDHPEMALLDNNIGLVLHGVMECDLSLRFLENALAVSTKYHGPKSLKVALSHHLVARVYESKAEFRSALQHEKEGYTIYKTQLGEDHEKTKESSEYLKCLTQQAVALQRTMNEIYRNGSSANIPPLKFTAPSMASVLEQLNVINGILFIPLSLSRAGEVTEGPGPL